One stretch of Rhodococcus pseudokoreensis DNA includes these proteins:
- a CDS encoding alpha/beta fold hydrolase has product MTTPDADIFYTDSGGEGPVLLLGHGFFMDSSMFTPQVRDLSPDLRVVTWDARRHGKTTDAGMPFTYWDLARDALAVLDDLGVEKAIIGGMSQGGYTALRTALLAPERTTALILLDTEASACTPEQKSGYRVLFDQWCSTEPLEPLTSALAPQLIGGEPADWTSWISKWNSSDRMAVRPAAECLIERDDVVDRLSDIDVPALIIRGENDLSAPAEKADELKAGLPGAAPVVTIPVAGHAANWTHPEPVNAAITAFVKALR; this is encoded by the coding sequence GTGACAACGCCCGACGCCGACATTTTTTACACCGACAGTGGGGGAGAGGGGCCCGTACTTCTACTCGGGCACGGGTTCTTCATGGACTCATCCATGTTCACGCCCCAGGTGCGCGATCTATCCCCGGACCTCCGGGTTGTGACCTGGGATGCGCGCCGCCACGGAAAGACTACCGATGCGGGTATGCCGTTCACATACTGGGACCTCGCACGCGACGCCCTCGCCGTCCTCGACGACCTCGGCGTCGAGAAGGCAATCATCGGGGGCATGTCCCAGGGCGGCTATACCGCGCTGCGCACAGCACTCCTCGCACCGGAGCGCACGACGGCTCTGATCTTGCTCGACACGGAAGCCTCAGCCTGTACGCCCGAGCAGAAGTCCGGATACCGCGTCCTGTTCGATCAATGGTGCAGCACAGAGCCACTCGAACCGCTCACCAGCGCACTTGCCCCCCAACTGATCGGTGGAGAACCTGCGGATTGGACGTCGTGGATCAGCAAATGGAACAGCAGCGATCGCATGGCTGTCCGGCCAGCCGCGGAGTGCCTTATCGAACGCGACGACGTCGTGGACCGACTCTCCGACATTGATGTTCCGGCGTTGATCATCCGTGGGGAAAATGACCTGTCAGCGCCCGCAGAGAAGGCGGACGAGCTCAAAGCAGGTCTTCCTGGTGCTGCGCCAGTTGTCACGATCCCGGTCGCCGGCCATGCCGCAAACTGGACACACCCCGAGCCGGTCAACGCGGCGATCACTGCGTTCGTCAAGGCGCTCCGCTAG